From Streptomyces sp. Edi4, one genomic window encodes:
- a CDS encoding ATP-binding protein has protein sequence MTASPSPTRPSALALLITAVVTGAFCVAAVVSAEPASRALVGWSLATAAVLLSAGAYAMTYTTLRNRVLRDRLAALNAQIGAQEANAARRSADAVRLDAARAAERKALVAAHAAELRRAESARAAALAATANAAGRMQALATGMLADLREMEHRHADEDVLGDLLHLDHRTAQAGRLADSIAVLTGARSGRRWSRPIVMESILRGAMGRIGGYQRVRLHSTSDAAVAGHAAEGVMHALAELLDNAANFSPPTAEVHVYVEEVPAGVIITVEDSGLVMSEVQQRRAEQAVSGRSLDLAGLSGTRLGLAVVGRLARKHGLTVSFRPSARGGTGALMLLPHELISHVTAAPAPAPVAPVLDVPHDLATAQRAARTGSTEPEATHETAAEPVTAAPPANAPDAAEAAAESASAPGSGPGWDSRSGSSSGSGSGSGSGSETSGEFPQFGESGLPKRKRGRALAAAHPQGPGAPGAPGAPARATAAPASEAAARFSSFRQAVRAKSPSPEGTTE, from the coding sequence ATGACGGCGTCGCCCTCTCCCACCCGCCCCTCCGCGCTGGCCCTGCTCATCACCGCGGTGGTCACCGGCGCGTTCTGCGTGGCGGCGGTGGTCTCGGCCGAGCCCGCCTCCCGCGCCCTGGTCGGCTGGAGCCTCGCCACCGCGGCCGTCCTGCTGAGCGCCGGCGCGTACGCCATGACGTACACCACGCTGCGCAACCGCGTCCTGCGCGACCGGCTCGCCGCGCTCAACGCCCAGATCGGCGCCCAGGAGGCCAACGCCGCCCGGCGCAGCGCCGACGCGGTACGCCTCGACGCGGCCAGGGCCGCCGAGCGCAAGGCTCTGGTCGCCGCCCACGCCGCCGAGCTGCGCCGCGCCGAGTCGGCCCGGGCCGCCGCCCTCGCCGCGACCGCCAACGCGGCGGGCCGCATGCAGGCGCTGGCCACCGGCATGCTCGCCGACCTGCGCGAGATGGAGCACCGGCACGCCGACGAGGATGTGCTCGGCGACCTGCTCCACCTGGACCACCGCACCGCGCAGGCGGGCCGGCTCGCGGACTCCATCGCCGTGCTGACCGGGGCGCGTTCGGGCCGGCGCTGGTCGCGGCCCATCGTCATGGAGTCCATTCTGCGCGGCGCCATGGGGCGCATCGGCGGCTACCAGCGGGTGCGGCTGCACTCCACCAGTGACGCGGCCGTCGCCGGTCACGCCGCCGAGGGCGTCATGCACGCCCTGGCCGAACTCCTCGACAACGCGGCCAACTTCTCGCCGCCGACCGCCGAGGTCCATGTGTACGTGGAGGAAGTGCCGGCCGGCGTCATCATCACCGTCGAGGACAGCGGCCTTGTCATGAGCGAGGTGCAGCAGCGCCGCGCCGAACAGGCCGTGTCGGGGCGGTCGTTGGACCTGGCGGGGCTCTCGGGCACCCGGCTCGGGCTCGCGGTCGTGGGGCGGCTGGCCCGCAAGCACGGGCTCACCGTGTCGTTCCGGCCCTCCGCGCGCGGCGGCACCGGCGCCCTGATGCTGCTGCCGCACGAGTTGATCTCGCACGTCACCGCCGCGCCGGCGCCGGCGCCGGTCGCGCCCGTCCTCGACGTACCGCACGACCTGGCGACGGCACAGCGCGCGGCGCGGACCGGCTCCACCGAGCCGGAGGCCACGCACGAGACGGCCGCCGAGCCCGTCACCGCCGCGCCCCCGGCAAACGCCCCGGACGCCGCGGAGGCCGCAGCCGAATCCGCCTCCGCCCCCGGGTCCGGTCCGGGCTGGGACTCGCGCTCGGGCTCGAGCTCGGGCTCCGGCTCCGGCTCCGGCTCCGGCTCCGAGACCAGCGGTGAGTTCCCGCAGTTCGGCGAGAGCGGGCTGCCCAAGCGCAAGCGCGGCCGCGCCCTCGCCGCGGCCCATCCCCAGGGACCCGGCGCACCGGGCGCACCCGGCGCCCCGGCCCGCGCCACGGCGGCCCCGGCGTCCGAGGCCGCCGCCCGCTTCAGCAGCTTCCGCCAGGCCGTACGCGCGAAGTCCCCCTCCCCGGAAGGCACCACAGAATGA
- a CDS encoding roadblock/LC7 domain-containing protein has translation MTGTTTDEKLNWLLENLLQRTPGARHALVLSRDGLKLCRTPELSVDQADQLAAISAGIQSLSHGASMEFGDGSGGVRSAMAEFYGGILFIVEAGEGAHLAVVAAEDADAGLVGHNMSELVEQLGEYLSAEPRA, from the coding sequence ATGACCGGCACCACCACCGACGAGAAGCTCAACTGGCTGCTGGAGAACCTGCTCCAGCGCACCCCAGGCGCCCGCCACGCCCTCGTGCTCTCGCGCGACGGCCTCAAGCTGTGCCGCACCCCCGAGCTCTCCGTCGACCAGGCCGACCAGCTCGCCGCCATCTCCGCCGGCATCCAGAGCCTGTCGCACGGGGCGTCCATGGAGTTCGGCGACGGCAGCGGCGGGGTGCGCTCCGCGATGGCGGAGTTCTACGGCGGCATCCTGTTCATCGTCGAGGCCGGGGAGGGCGCCCATCTCGCGGTGGTCGCCGCCGAGGACGCGGACGCGGGGCTCGTCGGGCACAACATGTCCGAACTGGTGGAACAGCTCGGCGAATACCTCAGCGCCGAGCCGCGGGCATGA
- a CDS encoding DUF742 domain-containing protein, whose protein sequence is MSRPGRDDSPDRLYTLTGGRSRSGSAAFDLVTLVVTESDPAPGMQSEHAAILRMCRFPTAVVEIAAELRLPVTVVRILLADLHDTGRISARHPRSGHSLPDSDILEQVLVGLRNL, encoded by the coding sequence ATGAGCCGGCCGGGCCGGGACGACTCGCCGGACCGGCTCTACACGCTCACCGGCGGACGCAGCCGTTCCGGTTCGGCCGCCTTCGACCTGGTCACGCTGGTGGTCACCGAGTCGGACCCGGCGCCCGGCATGCAGTCCGAGCACGCGGCGATCCTGCGGATGTGCCGCTTTCCGACGGCGGTCGTGGAGATCGCCGCCGAGCTGCGCCTGCCCGTCACGGTGGTCCGCATCCTGCTCGCCGACCTGCACGACACCGGCCGGATCAGCGCCCGCCATCCGCGCTCCGGCCACAGCCTTCCCGATTCCGACATCCTGGAGCAGGTGCTCGTTGGCCTCCGAAATCTCTGA
- a CDS encoding ATP/GTP-binding protein has protein sequence MASEISERPARSERPALAGTADNGLKIVVVGGFGVGKTTMVRSVSEIRPLNTEETMTKAGEAVDDLDAVRTKTATTVAFDFGRITLDAHNVLYLFGAPGQERFWFLWDRLFAGTLGAVVLVDTRRLADSWYAIDRLEHHGTPFVVACNDFGGPAHTEAQVREALDLPPEVPLLRCDARSRESSKTVLITLVEHLARLRQAPELIP, from the coding sequence TTGGCCTCCGAAATCTCTGAACGGCCCGCACGCTCCGAACGGCCCGCCCTCGCGGGGACCGCGGACAACGGCCTGAAAATCGTCGTCGTCGGTGGTTTCGGCGTCGGAAAGACGACCATGGTGCGCTCGGTCAGCGAGATCCGTCCGCTGAACACCGAGGAGACCATGACGAAGGCGGGCGAGGCCGTCGACGACCTCGACGCGGTGCGCACCAAGACGGCCACCACCGTCGCGTTCGACTTCGGGCGCATCACCCTGGACGCGCACAACGTCCTGTACCTGTTCGGCGCGCCCGGACAGGAGCGGTTCTGGTTCCTGTGGGACCGGCTGTTCGCGGGCACGCTCGGCGCGGTCGTCCTCGTGGACACCCGGCGCCTGGCGGACTCCTGGTACGCCATCGACCGCCTGGAGCACCACGGCACGCCCTTCGTCGTGGCCTGCAACGACTTCGGCGGGCCCGCGCACACCGAGGCGCAGGTGCGCGAAGCGCTCGATCTGCCGCCCGAGGTGCCGCTGCTGCGCTGCGACGCCCGCTCGCGCGAGTCGAGCAAGACCGTCCTGATCACCCTCGTGGAACATCTCGCGCGCCTGCGACAAGCACCGGAGCTCATACCGTGA
- a CDS encoding cytochrome P450, with protein sequence MTCPIPAPVPLSGPRFQTDPNALYRDLRRDHGAVAPVVLDGDVPAWLVLGYRELHQVTSDPMLFSRDSDLWNQWDRIPADWPLLPMIGRKQPSILYTVGERHRERAAMVSEALEAVDPFELRRHAERFADELIDALCGAGSCDIVGQYAMLLPVRVLARLYGFADEQGPGLVTAMNDMINGREGALEGQRHLAESMYALLTAKQVEPGDDVASRMLANPYGFTVEEVGQDLMVMMAAGHQPTADWIGNSLRLMLTDDRFAASLAGGRHSVGEAMNEVLWEDTPTQNVAGRWAARDTRLGGQHIRAGDLLLLGLAAANGDPQIRTDAGALTGGNSAFFSFGHGEHRCPFPAQEVAEVIARTGIEVLLDRLPDVDLAVPEGQLARRPSPWLRGLSELPVTFTPTPALGAAR encoded by the coding sequence GTGACGTGCCCGATCCCCGCCCCCGTCCCGCTGAGCGGCCCCCGCTTCCAGACCGACCCGAACGCGCTCTACCGCGACCTGCGGCGCGACCACGGTGCCGTGGCGCCCGTCGTGCTCGACGGCGACGTACCGGCGTGGCTGGTGCTCGGCTACCGCGAACTGCACCAGGTCACCAGCGACCCGATGCTCTTCTCGCGCGACTCCGACCTGTGGAACCAGTGGGACCGCATCCCCGCCGACTGGCCGCTGCTCCCGATGATCGGCCGCAAGCAGCCGTCGATCCTCTACACCGTCGGCGAGCGCCACCGCGAGCGGGCGGCGATGGTCTCCGAGGCCCTTGAGGCCGTCGACCCCTTCGAACTGCGCCGCCACGCCGAGCGGTTCGCGGACGAACTCATCGACGCGCTGTGCGGCGCGGGCAGCTGCGACATCGTCGGCCAGTACGCCATGCTCCTGCCGGTCCGCGTCCTGGCGCGCCTGTACGGGTTCGCCGACGAGCAGGGTCCCGGCCTGGTCACCGCGATGAACGACATGATCAACGGCCGGGAGGGCGCCCTCGAGGGCCAGCGCCACCTCGCGGAGTCGATGTACGCGCTGCTCACCGCCAAGCAGGTGGAGCCGGGCGACGACGTGGCGTCGCGGATGCTCGCCAACCCGTACGGCTTCACCGTCGAGGAGGTCGGCCAGGACCTCATGGTGATGATGGCCGCAGGCCACCAGCCCACCGCCGACTGGATCGGCAACTCGCTGCGTCTGATGCTCACCGACGACCGGTTCGCGGCCTCGCTCGCGGGCGGGCGGCACAGCGTCGGCGAGGCGATGAACGAGGTGCTGTGGGAGGACACCCCCACGCAGAACGTGGCGGGCCGCTGGGCCGCCCGCGACACCCGGCTCGGCGGTCAGCACATCCGCGCAGGCGACCTGCTGCTCCTGGGCCTCGCGGCGGCCAACGGCGACCCCCAGATACGCACCGACGCGGGTGCCCTGACCGGCGGCAACAGCGCGTTCTTCTCGTTCGGGCACGGGGAGCACCGCTGCCCCTTCCCCGCGCAGGAGGTCGCCGAGGTCATCGCGCGCACCGGGATCGAGGTGCTGCTCGACCGCCTGCCCGACGTCGATCTCGCCGTTCCCGAGGGGCAGTTGGCGCGCCGCCCGTCCCCGTGGCTGCGCGGCCTGTCCGAGCTTCCCGTCACGTTCACTCCCACTCCCGCCCTTGGAGCAGCCAGATGA
- a CDS encoding cytochrome P450, producing MSRPSQCPVDHSGAISLDPFVGDLDAESAALRAAGPLVRVVLPGGVGCYSVTHHAEARALLTDPRLVKDINSWGAWGRGEIPLDWPLIGLANPGRSMLTVDGDEHRRLRTLVAQALTVRRVERLRAGIEALTTSMLDRLATLPEGEVVDLKAEFAYPLPMNVISELMGVDAADHPRLKALFEKFFSTQTPPEEVPGMMADLGELFGRIVESKRRAPGDDLTSALIAASEDGDHLTTEEITNTLQLMVAAGHETTISLIVNAVLALETHPEQRELVLAGKVAWENVIEETLRWSTPTSHVLFRFATEDVPVGDRVLPAGEALIVSFGAIGRDEAQHGPTAGDFDVTRTPNRHISFGHGPHVCPGAALSRLEAGVALPALYARFPSLTLAVPATSLRNKPIVTQNDLFDLPVRLT from the coding sequence ATGAGCAGACCGTCGCAGTGCCCCGTGGACCACAGCGGTGCCATCTCCCTCGACCCGTTCGTCGGCGACCTGGACGCGGAGAGCGCGGCGCTGCGCGCGGCGGGGCCGCTGGTACGGGTCGTGCTGCCGGGCGGGGTGGGCTGCTACTCGGTGACGCACCACGCCGAGGCCCGGGCACTGCTGACCGATCCGCGCCTGGTGAAGGACATCAACAGCTGGGGCGCCTGGGGGCGCGGCGAGATCCCGCTGGACTGGCCCCTGATCGGGCTCGCCAACCCGGGCCGCTCGATGCTGACCGTCGACGGCGATGAGCACCGCCGGCTGCGCACCCTGGTCGCGCAGGCGCTGACCGTGCGGCGGGTGGAGCGGCTGCGGGCGGGCATCGAGGCGCTGACGACGTCGATGCTGGACCGCCTCGCGACCCTCCCCGAGGGCGAAGTGGTGGACTTGAAGGCGGAGTTCGCCTACCCCCTCCCCATGAACGTGATCAGCGAGCTGATGGGTGTGGACGCGGCCGACCACCCGCGGCTGAAGGCCCTGTTCGAGAAGTTCTTCTCCACGCAGACGCCGCCGGAGGAGGTGCCGGGGATGATGGCGGACCTGGGCGAGCTGTTCGGGCGGATCGTGGAGTCCAAACGGCGGGCGCCGGGCGACGACCTGACGAGCGCGCTGATCGCGGCGTCCGAGGACGGTGACCACCTCACCACGGAGGAGATCACCAACACGCTCCAGCTGATGGTCGCGGCGGGTCATGAGACGACGATCAGCCTCATCGTGAACGCGGTGCTGGCTCTGGAGACGCATCCCGAGCAGCGCGAACTGGTGCTGGCGGGGAAGGTGGCGTGGGAGAACGTCATCGAGGAGACCCTGCGCTGGTCGACGCCGACGTCGCACGTCCTGTTCCGCTTCGCGACGGAGGATGTGCCGGTGGGTGACCGGGTGCTGCCGGCGGGCGAGGCGCTGATCGTCTCCTTCGGGGCGATCGGGCGGGACGAGGCGCAGCACGGGCCGACGGCGGGCGACTTCGATGTGACCCGCACCCCGAACCGCCACATCTCCTTCGGCCACGGCCCGCACGTCTGCCCCGGGGCGGCCCTGTCCCGCCTGGAGGCGGGGGTCGCGCTGCCGGCCCTGTACGCCCGCTTCCCCTCCCTGACCCTGGCGGTCCCGGCGACCTCACTCCGCAACAAGCCGATCGTCACCCAGAACGACCTTTTCGACCTTCCGGTCCGGCTGACCTGA
- the serC gene encoding phosphoserine transaminase, whose amino-acid sequence MAEIQIPADMKPADGRFGAGPSKVRTEALDALAATGTSLLGTSHRQAPVKNLVGEVRQGIRDLFSLPEGYEVILGNGGSTAFWDVATHGLIENKSQHLNFGEFSSKFAKAAKAAPWLAEPTVISSDPGTHPDPKAEAGVDVYAFTHNETSTGVAAPIKRVSGADEGALVLVDATSGAGGLPVDITETDVYYFAPQKSFASDGGLWLAAFSPAALDRAQRVHASGRHVPEFFSLPTAIDNSLKNQTYNTPALSTLFLLNEQLKWINGQGGLDWATGRTRASSQALYGWAEDSKHATPFVTDPAKRSQVIGTIDFAEGVDAAAVAKVLRANGIVDTEPYRKLGRNQLRIAMFPAIDPADVEALTACVDYVIEQL is encoded by the coding sequence GTGGCTGAGATCCAGATTCCCGCTGACATGAAGCCCGCCGACGGCCGTTTCGGCGCGGGCCCCTCCAAGGTGCGTACGGAGGCGCTGGACGCCCTGGCCGCCACCGGCACCTCCCTCCTCGGCACCTCCCACCGCCAGGCCCCGGTCAAGAACCTGGTCGGCGAGGTGCGCCAGGGCATCCGGGACCTCTTCTCCCTCCCCGAGGGCTACGAGGTGATCCTGGGCAACGGCGGCTCCACCGCGTTCTGGGACGTCGCGACGCACGGCCTGATCGAGAACAAGTCCCAGCACCTGAACTTCGGCGAGTTCTCCTCCAAGTTCGCCAAGGCCGCCAAGGCCGCCCCCTGGCTGGCCGAGCCGACCGTCATCAGCAGCGACCCGGGCACCCACCCGGACCCGAAGGCCGAAGCGGGCGTGGACGTGTACGCGTTCACGCACAACGAGACCTCCACCGGTGTCGCCGCCCCCATCAAGCGCGTGTCCGGCGCCGACGAGGGCGCCCTCGTCCTGGTGGACGCGACCTCCGGCGCCGGCGGCCTGCCCGTCGACATCACCGAGACGGACGTCTACTACTTCGCCCCGCAGAAGTCGTTCGCCTCGGACGGCGGCCTGTGGCTCGCCGCGTTCTCGCCGGCCGCCCTCGATCGCGCCCAGCGCGTGCACGCGAGCGGGCGTCACGTGCCGGAGTTCTTCTCGCTGCCGACCGCGATCGACAACTCGCTGAAGAACCAGACGTACAACACCCCCGCCCTGTCCACCCTGTTCCTGCTCAACGAGCAGCTGAAGTGGATCAACGGCCAGGGCGGTCTCGACTGGGCGACGGGCCGCACCCGCGCGTCCTCCCAGGCCCTGTACGGCTGGGCCGAGGACTCCAAGCACGCCACCCCGTTCGTGACGGACCCGGCCAAGCGCTCGCAGGTCATCGGCACGATCGACTTCGCGGAGGGCGTCGACGCCGCCGCGGTCGCCAAGGTGCTGCGCGCCAACGGCATCGTGGACACCGAGCCGTACCGCAAGCTGGGCCGCAACCAGCTGCGTATCGCGATGTTCCCGGCGATCGACCCGGCGGACGTCGAAGCCCTGACGGCCTGCGTGGACTACGTCATCGAGCAGCTGTAG
- a CDS encoding SDR family oxidoreductase — protein MGSLQGRTALVTGGSRGIGRAIVERLTTDGAHVAFGYHQAEQDAKEAAAATGAYPVRADLADSAQVARLFAEAERVTGGLDILVANAAVWLPDARIEEASEETYDRVMAVNTKGTFLALQHAATRLRDGGRVITMSSIGVRRPTPGNAVYAASKAAVEQFTAVAAQEFGPRRITVNCVAPGATDTAMLRQSLPPRLLERAARNTVLGRLGTGGDIAGIVAFLAGPDSGWITGQTISATGGML, from the coding sequence ATGGGAAGCCTGCAAGGGCGTACGGCCCTGGTCACGGGCGGCTCGCGTGGAATCGGCCGGGCCATCGTGGAACGGCTCACCACCGACGGCGCCCACGTGGCCTTCGGCTACCACCAGGCCGAACAGGACGCGAAAGAGGCGGCGGCCGCCACCGGCGCGTACCCGGTCCGCGCCGACCTCGCCGACTCGGCCCAGGTGGCCCGGCTCTTCGCCGAGGCGGAACGCGTCACGGGCGGCCTCGACATCCTCGTCGCGAACGCGGCGGTCTGGCTCCCCGACGCACGCATCGAAGAAGCCAGCGAGGAAACCTACGACCGCGTGATGGCCGTCAACACCAAAGGCACCTTCCTCGCTCTCCAGCACGCCGCCACCCGCCTGCGCGACGGTGGCCGCGTCATCACGATGTCCTCCATCGGTGTACGCCGCCCCACCCCCGGCAACGCCGTCTACGCTGCCAGCAAAGCCGCCGTCGAACAGTTCACCGCAGTGGCGGCCCAGGAATTCGGCCCCCGCCGCATCACCGTCAACTGCGTCGCGCCCGGCGCCACCGACACCGCGATGCTGCGGCAGTCCCTGCCCCCGAGGCTCCTCGAACGCGCCGCCCGCAACACCGTCCTCGGCCGCCTGGGCACCGGAGGCGACATCGCCGGCATCGTCGCCTTCCTGGCCGGCCCCGACTCCGGCTGGATCACCGGACAGACCATCTCCGCCACCGGAGGAATGCTCTAG
- a CDS encoding phosphopantetheine-binding protein, translating to MSDRRMSRTAVRAVLVDAVRELKPEFAELALTGDEHLSAELGLDSVARVELLVVLEEEFGIEDEVDPRIFMTPATINALVEQIVVTEDVCP from the coding sequence TTGAGCGATCGACGGATGAGCAGGACGGCGGTCCGGGCCGTTCTCGTGGACGCCGTGCGGGAGCTGAAGCCCGAGTTCGCCGAGCTCGCGCTCACCGGTGACGAGCATCTCAGCGCCGAACTGGGGCTGGACTCGGTGGCCCGGGTGGAGCTGCTGGTGGTGCTGGAGGAGGAGTTCGGGATCGAGGACGAGGTGGACCCGAGGATCTTCATGACGCCGGCGACCATCAATGCCCTGGTCGAGCAGATCGTGGTCACTGAGGACGTCTGCCCGTGA